One Halobacterium zhouii genomic region harbors:
- a CDS encoding V-type ATP synthase subunit C has protein sequence MSASGTANYEYVVARVRHRRATLFSDDEYRKLLRMGPGEIARFMEETEYEDAVNALGSRYSGVDLIEYALNLNLANNFEDLLRWSNGRLYEQVVRYLRKFDVWNAKTVIRGKYSGATEDEIREDLIGAGEFDEQLLDRLVVAEGIEDVVETLEGTMFGPSLVDAFETYEQTGALVPLENALDRAYYENLVPQTAPGAAADSPEALYAEFLNAEIDFRNVRNALRLARSGADVDPAEYFIEGGTLFSASELGQLVDNRDELVSRIRESQYGSELTDALDDLEAADSLIGFEHALDRALLEYSDHLSHVFPLSVCPVLAYVLAKEREVDNIRAIARGREAGLSEDEIEEELVIL, from the coding sequence ATGAGCGCGTCCGGCACGGCAAACTACGAGTACGTGGTCGCCCGCGTTCGACACCGCCGAGCCACCCTTTTCAGCGACGACGAGTACCGCAAACTGCTCCGCATGGGGCCGGGCGAGATCGCCCGCTTCATGGAGGAGACGGAGTACGAGGACGCGGTGAACGCGCTCGGCTCCCGGTACAGTGGCGTCGACCTCATCGAGTACGCGCTGAACCTGAACCTCGCGAACAACTTCGAGGACCTCCTGCGGTGGAGCAACGGCCGCCTGTACGAACAGGTCGTCCGCTACCTCCGGAAGTTCGACGTGTGGAACGCCAAGACCGTGATCCGCGGGAAGTACTCGGGCGCAACCGAGGACGAAATCCGCGAGGACCTCATCGGCGCTGGCGAGTTCGACGAGCAACTGCTCGACCGCCTCGTCGTGGCAGAGGGCATCGAGGACGTCGTCGAGACCCTCGAGGGCACGATGTTCGGGCCGTCGCTCGTCGACGCCTTCGAGACGTACGAGCAGACGGGCGCGCTCGTCCCGCTCGAGAACGCACTCGACCGCGCGTACTACGAGAACCTCGTGCCACAGACCGCTCCCGGCGCCGCTGCGGACAGCCCGGAAGCGCTGTACGCCGAGTTCTTGAACGCGGAGATCGACTTCCGTAACGTGCGCAACGCGCTGCGACTCGCGCGCTCCGGCGCGGACGTCGACCCTGCGGAGTACTTCATCGAGGGCGGGACGCTGTTCTCGGCCTCGGAGCTCGGGCAGCTCGTCGACAACCGCGACGAACTCGTCTCTCGCATCCGGGAGAGCCAGTACGGCAGCGAGCTGACCGACGCGCTCGACGACCTCGAGGCCGCGGACAGCCTCATCGGGTTCGAGCACGCGCTCGACCGGGCGCTCCTGGAGTACTCGGACCACCTCTCGCACGTCTTCCCGCTGTCCGTCTGTCCGGTGCTCGCGTACGTGCTCGCGAAAGAACGGGAAGTCGACAACATCCGTGCCATCGCTCGCGGCCGCGAGGCCGGCCTGAGTGAGGACGAGATCGAGGAGGAACTCGTCATCCTATGA
- a CDS encoding ATP synthase subunit A codes for MSQAETIIDTGEIESVSGPVVTATDLDAQMNDVVYVGDEGLMGEVIEIEGPITTIQVYEETSGISPGGPVENTGEPLTVDLGPGMLDSIYDGVQRPLDVLEDEMGSFLDRGVDAPGIDLEKEWAFEPTVSEGDEVEAGDVLGTVEETISIEHKVLVPPRSDGGEITDVESGSFTVEDPVVTLDTGEEISMHQEWPVRRARPTADKHTPKTPLVTGQRIQDGLFPLAKGGTAAIPGPFGSGKTVTQQQLAKWSDADIVVYIGCGERGNEMTEVIEDFPELEDPQTGNPLMARTCLIANTSNMPVAARESCIYTGITIAEYYRDMGYDVALMADSTSRWAEAMREISSRLEEMPGEEGYPAYLAARLAQFYERAGLYTTLNDDEGSVSVVGAVSPPGGDFSEPVTQNTLRIVKTFWALDADLAERRHFPAINWSESYSLYKDQLDDWWRENVAEDFPEVRQWAVDVLDEEAELEEIVQLVGKDALPDDQQLTLEIARYLREAWLQQNALHDVDTNCPPAKTYTMLTAIKTFNDEAFEALEAGVPVTEIQNIDAAPQLNRMGVQDEWESYIEDLKEDITDELRSLY; via the coding sequence ATGAGCCAAGCAGAAACAATCATCGACACAGGCGAAATCGAGAGCGTGAGCGGTCCCGTCGTGACCGCCACGGACCTCGACGCCCAGATGAACGACGTCGTCTACGTCGGCGACGAAGGGCTGATGGGCGAGGTCATCGAAATCGAAGGACCGATCACGACCATTCAGGTGTACGAGGAGACGTCGGGCATCAGCCCGGGCGGCCCCGTCGAGAACACGGGCGAGCCGCTGACCGTCGACCTCGGCCCCGGCATGCTGGACTCCATCTACGACGGCGTCCAGCGCCCCCTCGACGTGCTCGAGGACGAGATGGGGTCGTTCCTGGACCGCGGCGTCGACGCGCCCGGCATCGACCTGGAGAAGGAGTGGGCGTTCGAACCCACCGTCTCCGAGGGCGACGAAGTGGAGGCCGGCGACGTGCTCGGCACGGTCGAGGAGACAATCAGCATCGAACACAAGGTCCTCGTCCCGCCGCGCAGCGACGGCGGCGAAATCACCGACGTCGAGTCGGGTTCGTTCACGGTCGAGGACCCCGTCGTCACCCTGGACACCGGCGAGGAGATCTCGATGCATCAGGAGTGGCCGGTCCGCCGTGCGCGACCGACCGCGGACAAGCACACGCCGAAGACACCGCTGGTGACCGGCCAGCGCATCCAGGACGGCCTGTTCCCGCTCGCGAAAGGCGGGACGGCCGCGATTCCGGGGCCCTTCGGCTCCGGGAAGACCGTCACCCAGCAGCAGCTGGCGAAGTGGTCTGACGCGGACATCGTCGTCTACATCGGCTGCGGTGAGCGCGGCAACGAGATGACGGAAGTCATCGAGGACTTCCCGGAGCTCGAAGACCCGCAGACGGGCAACCCGCTGATGGCCCGCACCTGCCTCATCGCGAACACGTCGAACATGCCGGTCGCGGCCCGCGAGTCCTGCATCTACACGGGCATCACCATCGCGGAGTACTACCGCGACATGGGCTACGACGTGGCGCTGATGGCCGACTCCACCTCGCGGTGGGCCGAGGCGATGCGCGAGATCTCCTCCCGACTCGAGGAGATGCCGGGCGAGGAGGGGTACCCCGCGTACCTCGCCGCCCGCCTCGCGCAGTTCTACGAGCGCGCGGGCCTCTACACCACCCTGAACGACGACGAGGGGTCGGTGTCCGTGGTCGGCGCGGTCAGCCCGCCCGGCGGCGACTTCTCCGAGCCGGTCACCCAGAACACGCTGCGCATCGTGAAGACGTTCTGGGCGCTCGACGCGGACCTCGCGGAGCGCCGTCACTTCCCCGCCATCAACTGGAGCGAGTCCTACAGCCTCTACAAGGACCAGCTCGACGACTGGTGGCGCGAGAACGTCGCCGAGGACTTCCCGGAGGTCCGGCAGTGGGCCGTCGACGTCCTCGACGAGGAGGCCGAACTCGAGGAGATCGTCCAGCTCGTCGGGAAGGACGCGCTCCCCGACGACCAGCAGCTTACGCTCGAAATCGCGCGCTACCTGCGCGAGGCGTGGCTCCAGCAGAACGCCCTGCACGACGTCGACACCAACTGTCCGCCGGCGAAGACGTACACGATGCTGACGGCGATCAAGACGTTCAACGACGAGGCCTTCGAGGCGCTCGAGGCCGGCGTCCCGGTGACCGAGATCCAGAACATCGACGCCGCGCCGCAGCTCAACCGCATGGGCGTACAGGACGAGTGGGAGTCCTACATCGAGGACCTCAAGGAAGACATCACTGACGAACTACGGAGCCTCTACTGA
- a CDS encoding V-type ATP synthase subunit F, with product MSQEIAVIGSPEFTTGFRLAGVRAFENVPQDAKDEELDDAVEAVLENENVGIAVMHDDDLEFLSRNVRNEVETSVEPTFVTIGGGAAGGSGLRDQIKRAIGIDLMAEDEGE from the coding sequence ATGAGCCAGGAGATTGCAGTCATCGGCAGTCCCGAGTTCACGACCGGGTTCCGCCTGGCGGGCGTCCGCGCGTTCGAGAACGTCCCCCAGGACGCCAAGGACGAGGAACTCGACGACGCCGTCGAGGCTGTCCTCGAGAACGAGAACGTCGGCATCGCGGTGATGCACGACGACGACCTCGAGTTCCTCTCCCGGAACGTCCGGAACGAGGTAGAGACCAGCGTGGAACCGACGTTCGTAACCATCGGCGGCGGCGCCGCCGGCGGGAGCGGACTGCGCGACCAGATCAAGCGAGCCATCGGTATCGACCTGATGGCGGAGGACGAAGGAGAATGA